Proteins co-encoded in one Lasioglossum baleicum chromosome 3, iyLasBale1, whole genome shotgun sequence genomic window:
- the Obp1 gene encoding odorant binding protein 1 isoform X1 — protein MATKHGLLFFGLVCLQAALVRAVPDWLPPEIIDMVQDDKQRCMEEHGTTEEQIQQVMQGNIPNDRSITCYMYCLLEAFSLVDDEANLESDMLMGFLPENLLDTAAQVMAKCTPGGTRSVHFSTTTQTSTNFNRFRSEMLSPLYSRTCFNVIASNLSPICSFASYELLQLSLLDCGSLFSRKSNERRRRCTYLRRNA, from the exons ATGGCTACCAAACACGGTCTGCTGTTCTTCGGCCTCGTGTGCCTGCAGGCCGCCCTCGTTCGTGCCGTG CCGGACTGGTTGCCACCGGAAATCATCGACATGGTGCAGGATGACAAACAACGGTGCATGGAAGAACACGGCACAACGGAAG AGCAGATCCAACAGGTGATGCAAGGAAACATACCGAATGATAGGTCAATCACGTGTTACATGTACTGTCTACTGGAGGCGTTCAGCTTG GTCGACGACGAAGCTAACTTGGAGTCGGACATGTTGATGGGATTCCTGCCGGAAAACCTACTGGACACAGCGGCGCAAGTTATGGCGAAATGCACCCCTGGAGGTACGCGCTCTGTCCATTTTTCTACGACCACGCAAACTTCCACCAATTTTAACCGTTTCCGGTCCGAAATGCTTTCTCCCCTTTATTCCAGAACCTGCTTCAACGTGATTGCATCTAATCTTAGCCCCATATGCAGCTTTGCTAGCTACGAACTACTGCAATTGTCactgctagactgcggatctttattttcCCGGAAATCAAATGAAAGAAGGAGAAGATGTACATATTTGCgcagaaatgcataa
- the Obp1 gene encoding odorant binding protein 1 isoform X2, producing the protein MATKHGLLFFGLVCLQAALVRAVPDWLPPEIIDMVQDDKQRCMEEHGTTEEQIQQVMQGNIPNDRSITCYMYCLLEAFSLVDDEANLESDMLMGFLPENLLDTAAQVMAKCTPGAGADNCERLHSIAVCVYEAVPEVSLLTFINLLIRSKDVE; encoded by the exons ATGGCTACCAAACACGGTCTGCTGTTCTTCGGCCTCGTGTGCCTGCAGGCCGCCCTCGTTCGTGCCGTG CCGGACTGGTTGCCACCGGAAATCATCGACATGGTGCAGGATGACAAACAACGGTGCATGGAAGAACACGGCACAACGGAAG AGCAGATCCAACAGGTGATGCAAGGAAACATACCGAATGATAGGTCAATCACGTGTTACATGTACTGTCTACTGGAGGCGTTCAGCTTG GTCGACGACGAAGCTAACTTGGAGTCGGACATGTTGATGGGATTCCTGCCGGAAAACCTACTGGACACAGCGGCGCAAGTTATGGCGAAATGCACCCCTGGAG CTGGCGCCGATAACTGCGAGAGATTGCACAGTATTGCTGTGTGCGTCTATGAAGCTGTACCAGAAGTAAGTCTCCTCACATTCATCAACTTATTAATTAGATCGAAAGATGTCGAATAA
- the Obp1 gene encoding odorant binding protein 1 isoform X3 gives MATKHGLLFFGLVCLQAALVRAVPDWLPPEIIDMVQDDKQRCMEEHGTTEEQIQQVMQGNIPNDRSITCYMYCLLEAFSLVDDEANLESDMLMGFLPENLLDTAAQVMAKCTPGAGADNCERLHSIAVCVYEAVPELWFIV, from the exons ATGGCTACCAAACACGGTCTGCTGTTCTTCGGCCTCGTGTGCCTGCAGGCCGCCCTCGTTCGTGCCGTG CCGGACTGGTTGCCACCGGAAATCATCGACATGGTGCAGGATGACAAACAACGGTGCATGGAAGAACACGGCACAACGGAAG AGCAGATCCAACAGGTGATGCAAGGAAACATACCGAATGATAGGTCAATCACGTGTTACATGTACTGTCTACTGGAGGCGTTCAGCTTG GTCGACGACGAAGCTAACTTGGAGTCGGACATGTTGATGGGATTCCTGCCGGAAAACCTACTGGACACAGCGGCGCAAGTTATGGCGAAATGCACCCCTGGAG CTGGCGCCGATAACTGCGAGAGATTGCACAGTATTGCTGTGTGCGTCTATGAAGCTGTACCAGAA CTGTGGTTCATCGTCTAA